A window of the Myxococcales bacterium genome harbors these coding sequences:
- a CDS encoding ankyrin repeat domain-containing protein, whose amino-acid sequence MAIHDDVAAGDLAALRTYLGAGGDVDARDYRRFTLLHRAAGVGQRELVALLLDRGADARALNTYAATPLHEVAGGGGRRPAAARIAIVERLLAAGCPIDAQDSTGRTALWYAAATSTAAWPPDEARVRLAVLDALLARGADRTIAARGTQGTPLDAAHGRHQSKKYARAWPEAVAVLSRPARRS is encoded by the coding sequence GTGGCGATCCATGACGATGTGGCGGCGGGCGACCTCGCCGCCTTGCGCACGTACCTCGGGGCCGGCGGCGACGTCGACGCGCGTGACTACCGGAGGTTCACGCTGCTCCATCGAGCGGCGGGGGTGGGTCAGCGCGAGCTGGTGGCGCTGCTGCTCGATCGCGGCGCCGACGCGCGCGCCCTGAACACGTATGCGGCCACGCCGCTCCACGAGGTCGCGGGCGGTGGCGGCCGGCGTCCTGCCGCCGCCCGCATCGCGATCGTCGAGAGACTGCTCGCCGCCGGATGCCCCATCGACGCACAAGACTCGACCGGTCGCACCGCGCTCTGGTACGCCGCCGCGACCTCGACCGCCGCGTGGCCGCCCGATGAGGCGCGCGTTCGCCTCGCCGTGCTCGATGCGCTGCTCGCCCGTGGCGCCGATCGCACCATCGCCGCGAGGGGTACGCAGGGCACGCCGCTCGACGCCGCACACGGCCGCCATCAGTCGAAGAAGTACGCGCGCGCGTGGCCCGAAGCGGTCGCGGTGCTGTCGCGACCGGCGCGTCGATCGTAG
- a CDS encoding type II/IV secretion system protein: protein MRAAIWTTWTLAVLVVTGGVAAFVGAYRPSSASAAGRQAQRYAADRAADGAVVGAGIGFVVAGLAGFALKRRRPSATRPTAPALPPTTIEALAADVVHEVLIDLRRQLRRLTDAKEPDMVAFVDAMLTGAVRIGASDVHLHPLAAGTDIAFRVQGVLHEVMTCPRHHHKQLVARLKVMARLITFRADQPQDGHFVLTVAGNPVDFRISVLPTNHGERAVLRVANIGLALPDLGALGLPERLLERYRMMLTRPQGIVFLTGPTGSGKTTTIYGSLAHIKRSRGETTQIATIEDPIEFDVPFLTQTQVKPDVGLTFAAGLRSILRQDPNVIMVGEIRDGETAHIAVQAGLTGHQIVTTVHADSAAGVFNRLIEMGVEPFLLASASLACLSQRQVRSLCPHCRVLEPPSSDERLRLELAGIADEQFYAPRGCPKCDRTGYLGRTAIYELLEVTPAIRELVNAKVPTPRIHAAAEGQGMVPLLHAGIERVRTGATSLREVLRVCG from the coding sequence ATGCGGGCGGCGATCTGGACGACCTGGACGCTGGCGGTCCTCGTGGTCACTGGGGGCGTGGCCGCGTTCGTCGGCGCGTACCGGCCGAGCAGCGCGTCGGCCGCCGGGCGCCAGGCGCAGCGCTACGCGGCGGACCGCGCGGCGGACGGCGCGGTGGTCGGGGCCGGGATCGGGTTCGTGGTCGCGGGGCTCGCCGGGTTCGCGCTCAAGCGCCGGCGCCCCTCCGCCACCCGCCCCACCGCGCCCGCGCTCCCCCCGACGACGATCGAAGCGCTGGCCGCGGACGTCGTCCACGAGGTCCTGATCGATCTGCGCCGTCAGCTCCGGCGCCTGACCGACGCCAAGGAGCCCGACATGGTCGCGTTCGTCGACGCCATGCTCACGGGCGCGGTCCGCATCGGCGCCAGCGACGTCCACCTGCATCCGCTCGCGGCCGGCACCGACATCGCGTTCCGCGTGCAGGGCGTCCTGCACGAGGTGATGACGTGCCCACGCCATCACCACAAGCAGCTCGTGGCGCGGCTGAAGGTGATGGCGAGGCTGATCACGTTTCGCGCCGACCAACCGCAGGACGGACACTTCGTGCTCACCGTCGCGGGCAACCCCGTCGACTTCCGCATCTCGGTCCTGCCGACCAACCACGGCGAGCGCGCGGTCCTGCGCGTCGCCAACATCGGGCTCGCGCTCCCCGATCTCGGGGCGCTGGGGCTGCCCGAGCGCTTGCTCGAGCGTTACCGGATGATGCTCACGCGGCCCCAGGGCATCGTGTTCCTCACCGGACCGACGGGCAGCGGCAAGACCACGACGATCTACGGGTCGCTCGCGCACATCAAGCGTTCGCGCGGCGAGACCACGCAGATCGCGACGATCGAGGACCCGATCGAGTTCGACGTGCCGTTCCTGACCCAGACCCAGGTGAAGCCCGACGTCGGGCTCACCTTCGCCGCTGGCCTGCGCTCGATCCTCCGCCAGGATCCCAACGTGATCATGGTCGGCGAGATCCGCGACGGCGAGACCGCGCACATCGCGGTGCAGGCCGGCCTCACCGGCCACCAGATCGTCACCACGGTCCACGCCGACTCGGCGGCCGGCGTGTTCAATCGCCTGATCGAGATGGGCGTCGAGCCGTTCCTCCTCGCCTCGGCGTCGCTGGCCTGCCTGTCCCAGCGACAGGTCCGGTCGCTGTGCCCGCACTGCCGCGTCCTCGAGCCGCCGTCATCCGACGAGCGGCTCCGCCTCGAGCTCGCGGGGATCGCCGACGAGCAGTTCTACGCCCCGCGCGGCTGCCCCAAGTGCGACCGGACCGGCTACCTCGGGCGGACCGCGATCTACGAACTGCTCGAGGTGACGCCCGCGATCCGCGAGCTGGTGAACGCCAAGGTGCCGACCCCACGCATCCACGCGGCCGCCGAGGGCCAGGGCATGGTGCCGCTCCTCCACGCCGGCATCGAGCGCGTCCGGACCGGCGCCACCTCGCTGCGCGAGGTCCTCCGGGTGTGCGGATGA